Sequence from the Amphiprion ocellaris isolate individual 3 ecotype Okinawa chromosome 1, ASM2253959v1, whole genome shotgun sequence genome:
ACATGCAGGGGCGACGCGTTTCAGCCGCTTTTCCCTCTGGTTTATGATACCGAAACCTGCCATCGAACTCCTGTGATGGGGAGACGCACATGGAGCTGCGCTGCCGTGATCCTGCTGGCCGTCATCTGCTCGTGTCGTGCCGCCACTCTGGAGTCCGTCCACTGGAGCAGCTCCAATGCAAAGTAAGTACACGGATCTGATGCGTGCAACTTTGTGcggctgctgtgtgtgtgcaggtgtcaGCTAAGTGGTGAATTTGGAAGAGAATCAAACAAACCTTTGACTGCAAATTAAGTGCTGCAGTTACAGCTGAAGCTTTGGAACGACTAACTGATTAATTGAGGAAACTggtgaatgaaaaaaatgccaaacattctCCATGTATGGGTTTGCTGCTGTTTAATGGCATTTAAACTGAACCAATTGCTATTTCCTCAAATaagcaatgtttttttaatctatgtAATGTTGGAAAATCACAAATTCCTGCCGCCCAGAGTGTCTTCTTCAAATTGGTTGTTTGATATTCAGTTTGCTATCACATAAGACAGACTAAATCCTCACAGAAGCAGACAGGATGCTTAAAATGGCTCAAAGGATTACACACTTACCAAAACCAGTTGCTGAATAATTTCCTGTTGATCcactaatcaattaatctttTCAGCTTTCgaactgaatatcttttgggttttttttggcctgTTGCTCAGACAAAACCAGAAATTTAAGGCGGCACCCTGGGGGGTTTCTGAATGCAAGAgagccattttttttcctgatttctaATCCTagattcatccctgaagttttgaAAGAATTTACAATGAAAATATGTTGCTGAAAAGCTCATATTCCACTGTTAGAAGTGATGCTTTGGTTTGTATCGTTTACCCACCTGTCACCCTCTTGCACACAGATTTGCTTCAGGTCGAGGTCTGGTCCTGTATCCTCAGATTGGAGACAAGATGGACATCGTGTGTCCTCGCGCTGACGCTTCCTCCGGGGGAAAGGAGGAGTTCTACAGAGTCTACCTGGTCTCCAGAAGTCAGCTGGCGAGCTGCACCATCGACAAGACGGACACGCCCCTGCTGAACTGTGACAAGCCGCACCGGGACGTAAAGTTCACGTTCAAGTTTCAAGAGTTCAGCCCCAACCTGTGGGGTTTGGAGTTCCTCAAGGGGAAGGACTATTACATCACCTGTGAGTTGGTGAAGCTGTCACAAATGCAGTGCGAATGAACATGTGCAACAGCCAAAATCAGTGGGACGGAGACACGAGCTGCTGGTTCTAACTGGTGGAGCAGCATTTGAACCAAAGCTAGcaactgttttttcattttttttttaaaggatatgAAAGGAGGCCTTCATCCTCGGCTCCCTCTCAATTTGTCAGTTTGCGTGAGAATCAAAAAATGTGGCCTCGTTATTGGGCCGCTGTCGGTTAAACCAGCATCTTAGTGGCAAGTGATGCATGAGATGGAGAGCAAGTCTGACCGTGTAGCCTCACCCACCTCGCCACGCTCTGACAGCACACTTCGCTCTGGCAGGCCAGTGTGATTCCAAGGGCTTACATGCCCCAAATCACACAAGGCTTTTACAGCATCAGGCAGATTTGATGGGAGCTTTCATGGCAACGTGGCTTGTAGCCTGTGAGATGTTATCTGACCTAAATGCTGCTAACAAGTCTATGTGTGTGACTGACAGGGGTGAATGAGAGTTCTtgctgtgtgcgtgtgtgtgcgtgtgtttatgAGTTTTTGATTAGTTACTGCAATGTTAGTTCTTAAAACGAATGCTTAATAgatatgttttattcttttcgtgtttttttttttataaccgTGTTGCATCTAGACCTTAAAATGGTCAGTCAGTTTGAGCTTCTAGTGTATATTAGGTACACCCTGGGTGAATTTACCGAGACAAATTCAACAGTTCTGAAATGAATCCTCTCTTAATGAAGGTTATAATGTCAAAATTATTTTAGAGATTcctctttgtggtcctttttGGAGGATAGAGCATGTAATAATGTGGTCTTTTAGGGTTTTGTAATGGACATTTCTacttgttttcttgctttttattAAATGCAAAATCAAGCCTTCTTTGCTCCAGTCCTAGCTGCATCTTTAGTGGCTTTCGTGGTGTTTTTACGTGTGTGATTATGTACAGTATATGCATCATAATTTGTGCTACGCATTGCATTTTCTGGCATGAGTGATGCAACATTAAGCAACTGGCTAAAGTGTCTGCAAAGAAATTATAATGAACCTATGCACTGCTTGATAATCTTAACTCTTCTGGTGATCGCAGGAGAACTTCAGATTGTAATGTTTCCTTCTTCTCTCTGTTCACCAGCCACCTCTACAGGCTCCCTGCAAGGTCTGGATAATAATAACGGAGGGGTGTGCAGGACCAAATCCATGAAGCTGGTGCTGAGAGTCGGCCAGAGTAAGCTTCTtctgtttatatgtgtgtgccAGCGAGTATATAAAGCTGGGAGTGTGGATAAAAGTGAGACACAGCTATATCAGACAAACAACGCTAAAGGAATTGTTTTATTCATGATATTATTAAGTTCAGTGTAATAATATCACCTTCTCTCTTGACTTACTAAGTAGGCAGATAATCTCGATCATCTAGTCTTTCTCTTGAAGAGAGACTGCCGTCATGAATTATTTCAAATCCCTAATTCAAACCACTGGCAGCTTAAAGCCATCAGTATTATCTCGCATGCGATCATTCAAAACAGCTGTGGCAGTCAATGCTCTTTTAGTCGTATTAGCATCCGAATAGCCAGTGAtccgtttttatcattttttttactcttattACATGCATAAAATTTTAATAAAGCAGGCCTACATATTCTCTCCTTCCTTACTTGAAGTACCCTGAGGACAAATCACTGTGGAATACAGTATTCACACAGAAACATATCATTATTCCTATCAATACCACTTTCTAATTGGGAGATTAATCATTTTACTTTCATCTTTATAAATGAAGAAACAAGGAGGTATTGTGTGCTTGTTTAGAAATGGGTTGTATCAGAAtgagtttctgtgtttctgcatgcTTTAC
This genomic interval carries:
- the LOC111573078 gene encoding ephrin-B2a-like, which produces MGRRTWSCAAVILLAVICSCRAATLESVHWSSSNAKFASGRGLVLYPQIGDKMDIVCPRADASSGGKEEFYRVYLVSRSQLASCTIDKTDTPLLNCDKPHRDVKFTFKFQEFSPNLWGLEFLKGKDYYITSTSTGSLQGLDNNNGGVCRTKSMKLVLRVGQNSSDPPSTLQESPTRFPPTRPKPKAKDASTKEKDIKSTADAGQTNPSSEPGLLVWVVSGCVSLLLVIAVVLVVLWRYHRRRCIPDRQQSASVSLNTLAVPKRDSISSDNAGSDRSDVVFPLRASDSMICRHYERVSGDYGPPVYIVQEIMPQSPTNIYYKV